In uncultured Bacteroides sp., the DNA window GAAACTGGAAAATAGACGAAGTAGAGCGACAAATTAACTTTGTGCGTTCACACGGATTAGCCGGACAAGGGCACTATCGTGTAAGATATTTAACCGAAAACGTTCAGGGATTGTATGACCAACTAGCCGATGAGTATTATGCAGATCCGGCTTTGCAACCGCCCATGACGTGGATAGACAGCATCCCCCCTACCGCACCCGGAGCACTCGTAGTAAACAGACAAAAAGGATATGCCACTCTCCACTGGTCGCCTTCGCAAGATGATGACAAACGTAACGAGCCGTATTACGTGATTTATGCATCAAACAATTATCCGGTAGACACCACTCAGGCCGAAAACATTATTGCCCAACGGGTGCGGGGCACAAACTTTACCTACTCGCCCATTCGCCCGTGGGCCGCAAAAGATTATTTTGCCGTAACGGCCATTGATCGATGCGGCAACGAAAGTAAAGCCGTGCAACTTAATCACCCCTAAGAAGGATACTTGTTCTTGATTTTTTCTCGCTCACTCAATGAGTACCCAGGCAGAGTAAGACGTTTGCCGGGTAACAGGAGTAAGAGACAGGTAGCCCGACAACACACGTCCCTGAATGACGCGTAGCGGATGCAGCCGGAGTTTCTCCCGGTGTATAGTCAGTGCTTCGCCCTGAATGGCGGTATAGTCAATACAGAAAGTTCCTGTTTTTTCCGGTTGCACATACCGATCGTAGAAACGTCTGGCAACAATGCCCATATTCATGCGCAGATTTACCTCCACACAAGGATGAATGCGAAAGCACGGAGCATCGGTAAAAGCACATATCATCATGTCCACGCCCAGATAACCGCCATAAACAGAACCTATTTTCGCCGAAAGTTCCTCTGCCAGCCGAATGCACAATTGTTCCAAGTCCGACAAGGCAACGTATTGGCTCAGTCGGTGCTTTATGGCCTCATCAGAAGCCAGATAATTGCCCTCGTAAGCACCACTACCACTTGTGCGAAAAAGCGAATAACCCACAAAAGCCACACTTCCCTCTCCATCCGAAAAGAACTCCATCGCAAAATCCTCCACCTTCTCGTAAAGAGGTTCGGCCACTACCCCGCCCTGCCTCGCAAGCACCCGGGCACACCAACTGCCGATGGATGCTGAAAAAACACCCTTGCACCAATTCAACCCCTTTCCGCTGCCGGAGAGCGGTGCTTTGAGCAAACTTGTCGGGCGACTCTCGACGAACGCCTTCACATCATCCAACTGCGTGAGGTAAAACGATTCGCCACAAAAATTTGCATTTAGCCGAATACGTGCGAGCAACTCCACTGCCAATGAGCGATGGGAACATCGGGTTAACCACGCCAGATATTCCGGGGTGGGCAATGCTTCTTTTTCTATGCCCAACTGCAAGAAACGTTTACGCAAAGCAACATTCCAGCCCCAAGGCACAAGCCGAAGCGCTTGCGCTGCTGCCAACTCAGGTTCGGTTATCAACTCCGTAGAAAGTGAAAATTGTTTTCGCATCTCTTGCAGAAAAATCAGGTTGTGAGACGAAGGAGCCAACACATAATCATCAGCATCTCCGTACCATACCGGGAGCAAAGCCAGGTCAAGCATCATCTGCCGGGCCGAAGCAGGTGCCATATAGTTTTCGTCGCCATTTGCCAGCGCCAAATCATTGTCCGGATTAAAAACAGAGAGATTCCTGATTGACATTATAACACTTAAATAGTTAATTAGATGACATTAATAACGAAATAGCAATATTTACGTAACAAGCCTAGCCCGCAAAAAAGACAAACCAGGCAGAAGCCCTCGCTATTTAAGGCAAAAATACACAAAAAAAGAGCCATTTACTACTAAAGAACCGTGCTTTTCACCCGAAAGAACGGTTCCATTCACCCGAAAGACGGTTGCATTTGAGCCTCAACACGGTTGCATTTGAAGTTTAAGACGGTTGCATTTCAGCAAAACACCTATATATTCCCAACCTGAAGCCATCGAAAGCCTAATTTGGCAAAGATGAACCGCCAATTGCACGCCAGTTCCTCCATCGATGCACACTTCCCAAAATAAACAATATGAAACCAAAACACACATATAAAATTCATTTGATCAGCATATAGTGAAACAGACAGAGCATCCGTCACCAAACATACGATATTAAAAACAAAATAGGAGTGGCAGGCGGTAAATTGAAGCGTTTTTCGGGTGGGCACTTGCCTTAGCTTCGATATACAAGAATCTGAGCCGTCGGAAATGACAAACTGTCACAACGTTATAAAATATAAATTATGAAGCAAATAACATCTTTTGCTATCTCTACTTTGCAAATATTAGAAATAAAGAGTATATTTGTAGCCCGAAAAACAAATAACAGATGGAAGCATTTTACCGTACGCACGCTTATCTTGTAGAGCACACCAATGCCCCTGTACGTCGTGATCTGATGGATGAAATAGATTGGAACGACCGTCTTATAGGCATAAAAGGCACTCGTGGAGTAGGGAAAACCACCTTTTTGCTTCAATACGCCAAAGAGAAATTCGGAACCAATCGTTCCTGCCTCTTTATCAACATGAACAATTTCTACTTTTCGGGGCACACAATCGTCGATTTTGCAGGCGAGTTTCACCGTTCCGGCGGAAAAGTTTTGCTCATCGATCAGGTCTTTAAGTACGATGGTTGGAGCCGGGAATTGCGCATCTGCTACGATCGCTTCCCGAATCTGAAAATTGTTTTCACCGGTTCGTCAGTGATGAGATTGAAGGAAGAAAACCTTGAGTTGGGAGACATCGTGAAAAGCTACAACCTGAGAGGTTTCTCTTTTCGGGAGTTTTTGAACCTGCACACGGGCATGAAATTCAGGGCCTACACACTCGAAGAAATACTCAACAACCACGAACAAATAGCCAAAGGCGTACTGTCGAAAGTAAAGCCGCTGGATTATTTTCAAGACTACCTGCACCATGGTTTCTATCCGTTCTTTCTCGAGAAACGTAATTTCTCCGAGAACCTGCTCAAGACCATGAATATGATGGTAGAGGTAGACATTCTGCTCATCAAACAAATAGAGCTGAAGTATCTGCCCAAAATAAAGAAACTATTATACCTGCTGGCGGTAGAAGGGCCCAAAGCGCCCAACGTGAGCCAACTGGCAAGTGACATACAAACATCACGGGCTACAGTGATGAACTACATCAAATATCTGGCCGATGCACGAATGATTAACATGATTTACCCCAAAGGACAAGCGTTTCCTAAGAAACCGGCCAAAATCATGATGCATAACACCAACCTGATGTATACTATCTATCCTCTTAACGTGGAAGAACAGGATGTGCTCGACACTTTTTTCCTGAACACCATGTATAAAGATCATAAGCTGCATAAAGGCGACAAAGGTTCTTCTTTTTTAGTAGACGAAACCACGCCTTTTAAAATATGCTGCGAAGGATACAAGGTGAAGAATAGCCCCAATGTGACACATGTTATGCATAATCTGGAAATAGGCCACGGTAAACAGATTCCTATCTGGATCTTTGGCTTTTTGTATTAATATTTTTTACTTAAATAATAATTTAGTTATGACTAAACAGAAGAAATTCATCACTTGTGATGGTAATCAGGCTGCAGCGCATGTCTCGTACATGTTCTCGGAAGTAGCTGCGATCTACCCTATCACCCCATCTTCGACTATGGCCGAATACGTAGACGAATGGGCTGCCGCAGGACGTAAGAACATCTTCGGCGAAACAGTTTTGGTGCAGGAAATGCAATCCGAGGGCGGCGCAGCAGGTGCCGTTCACGGTTCGCTTCAGGCCGGAGCATTAACTACTACTTACACAGCTTCTCAGGGTCTTCTTTTGATGATTCCGAATATGTATAAGATTTCGGGGGAACTGCTTCCTTGCGTATTCCATGTATCTGCCCGTGCACTAGCCACTCAAGCTCTTTCTATCTTTGGCGACCACCAGGATGTGATGGCTGCCCGTCAAACCGGTTTTGCCATGTTGGCAGAAGGCTCCGTACAGGAAGTGATGGATCTTGCAGGCGTGGCACACTTAGCAACTATCAAATCTCGCGTTCCTTTCATGAACTTCTTCGACGGATTCCGTACATCACACGAAATTCAGAAAATCGAAATGTTGGAGAATGATGACCTGGCTCACCTGATTGACCAAGAAGCTTTAGCCGAATTCCGTAATCGCGCCCTAAACCCATCTACCCCCGTAGCACGTGGTATGGCTGAGAATCCGGACGTATATTTTCAACACAGAGAAGCAGCCAACCCCTTCTATGAAGATGTTCCTGCTATCGTAGAGGATTATATGAATGAAATCTCTAAGATTACCGGACGCAAATACAACTTGTTCGATTACTATGGTGCGGATGATGCAGAACGTGTAATCATCGCCATGGGCTCTGTTACTGAAGCTGCCCGCGAAGCGATCGACTATCTGGCATCTCAAGGAGAAAAAGTAGGATTGGTTGCCGTACATTTATATCGCCCATTCTCTGCCAAACATTTCCTTGCCGCTGTGCCCAAAACAGCAAAACGCATTGCCGTGTTAGACAGAACAAAAGAACCGGGTGCAAACGGTGAGCCTTTGTATCTGGATGTTAAGGACTGCTTCTACGGTACTGAAAACGCTCCGTTCATTGTTGGCGGACGCTACGGACTTTCTTCAAAAGACACAACTCCCGCACAGATTCTGTCTGTATTCGAGAACCTTGGTCTGGCTTTGCCTAAAAATCATTTCACTATCGGCATCGTAGACGACGTAACGTTTACCTCTCTGCCGGTAAAGGAAGAAATTGCATTAGGCGGCGCAGGCATGTACGAAGCTAAGTTCTACGGTTTGGGTGCCGACGGTACTGTGGGCGCCAACAAAAACTCGGTAAAGATTATCGGAGACAACACCGACAAACATTGTCAGGCTTACTTCTCTTATGATTCAAAGAAATCGGGTGGTTTCACTTGTTCTCACCTTCGTTTCGGTAACACTCCTATCCGCTCTACTTATTTGGTAAACACTCCGAATTTTGTAGCTTGCCACGTACAGGCTTACCTGAGAATGTACGACGTAACCCGCGGTTTACAGAAAAACGGAACCTTCTTGCTAAATACCATCTGGAATGATGAAGAGTTGGCCAAGAACCTGCCTAACAAGGTAAAACGCAACTTTGCAAAAAACAACATCACTGTTTATTATATCAACGCTACACAGATAGCACAAGAGATTGGTTTGGGCAACCGCACCAATACAATTCTGCAATCTGCCTTCTTCCGCATCGCAAACGTAATTCCTGTAGATTTGGCTATCGAGCAAATGAAGAAATTCATTGTTAAGTCTTACGGCAAAAAGGGAGAAGACGTTATCAACAAGAATTATGCTGCCGTAGATCGTGGCGGAGAATACAAACAATGCACAATCGATCCTGCCTGGGCTAACCTGCCGGATGAGGATGCCACAACAAACAATGATCCTGCTTTCATCAACGAAGTAGTTCGTCCGGTGAATGCACAAGACGGTGATTTACTTCCGGTATCTGCTTTCAAAGGCATCGAAGACGGAACATGGCAACAAGGAACAGCTAAATACGAAAAACGTGGTGTAGCAGCTTTCGTTCCTGAATGGGAACCCGAAAACTGTATCCAGTGTAATAAGTGTGCTTATGTTTGCCCTCACGCTTCTATCCGTCCTTTCGTACTGGACACTGAAGAGCAAAAAGCCGCTAAATTCCCATCACTGAAAGCTGTAGGTAAGCAATTTGCCGACATGACTTTCCGTATTCAGGTAGACGTATTGGATTGTCTGGGCTGCGGCAACTGTGTCGATGTTTGTCCGGGTAACCCAAAGAAGGGTGGCAAAGCGTTGAGCATGAAGCATCTGGAATCTCAATTAAGCGAAGCGCCTAACTGGGAATATTGTGCTGAGGATGTAAAGAGCAAACAACATTTGGTAGACATCAAAGCCAACGTAAAGAACTCTCAGTTTGCTACTCCGTTATTCGAGTTCTCAGGAGCTTGCTCCGGTTGTGGCGAAACTCCTTACGTGAAACTGATCACTCAGTTGTTTGGTGACCGCGAAATGGTAGCCAACGCTACAGGATGTTCTTCTATCTACTCGGGTTCAGTACCTGCTACTCCTTATACTACAAACGAAGACGGACAAGGACCTGCTTGGGCTAACTCATTGTTCGAAGACTTCTGCGAATTTGGTATGGGTATGGAACTTGCTAACGAAAAGATGCGTGCTCGTCTTGTCAGACTGATGACTGAAGCTCAGGCATCTGACTGCTGCTCTGACGAATTGAAAGCTCTTTTCAACGATTGGGTAGAAAACATGCTTGATGCAGAAAAGACGAAGGAACTGGCTAACAAGATCACTCCTTTGGTAGAAGCTTGCGATTGCAAACATTGCAAAGAAATTGCTTCTCTGAAACACTATCTGGTAAAACGTTCTCAATGGATTATCGGTGGTGACGGTGCTTCTTACGATATCGGTTACGGTGGGCTCGACCATGTAATTGCCAGCGGAAAAGACGTAAATATCCTGGTCTTGGATACTGAAGTTTATTCAAATACAGGTGGACAGTCATCTAAATCGACTCCGGTAGGTGCGATTGCTAAGTTTGCTGCCGCAGGTAAGAGAATACGCAAGAAAGACCTTGGCTTGATGGCTACAACCTACGGCTATGTATACGTTGCACAGATCGCAATGGGCGCCGACCAGGCTCAAACATTGAAAGCCATCCGTGAAGCAGAAGCTTATCCCGGACCATCACTGATCATCGCTTATTCTCCATGTATCAGCCACGGCTTGAAGGCCGGTATGGGCAAAGCCCAAGCTGAACAAGAAGAGGCTGTTAAATGTGGTTACTGGCACTTGTGGCGTTACAATCCTGCTTTAGAAGCAGAAGGAAAGAATCCATTCACTCTTGATTCTAAGGAACCAAACTGGGCGGAATTCTCTAACTTCCTGAAAGGTGAAGTACGCTACACTTCAGTAATGAAACAATATCCTTCTGAAGCTGCCGAACTTTTCAAAGCCGCCGAAGAAAACGCTAAATGGAGATATCGTAGCTACCAACGCTTGGCTAGCCAATCTTGGGGTACGGAAATTCAATAATCTTTAAGATTAAACATAGAAAGAGAGGGGGAAATCATCAGGTTTCCTCCTCTCTTGTTTTCTTGGTTCCCGCAACCATCTTTTAAATACTCTGCATCTTTAGAAACGGGTATGGCATCACTAAATCATTTCACCTCAAAGGCACCGGTCAATCGAATATCTTCCGAAGAACTCCCAATCATCACTGTAAAGGAGCCCGGTTCCACAACAAAGTTGTTATTTTTATCCCACAAGCCCAGTTCTTGGGGAGTCAACATAAAGTCAACCGTTTTTTCCTCTCCCGGTAACAAATGGATACGTTCAAATCCTCGTAATATCTTCAGATAAGTTGTTACCGAGCTGTAATCATCCCGAAGGTATAGTTGAACAACTTCATCACCTGCCCGCGTACCTGTATTCTTTACATTGCAGCTAATACTAACATTCTCCCGCATTGCCACGACAGGTGTATGGACAACTAATTTGCTATACGCAAAAGTGGTATAACTCAACCCATAGCCAAATGGATAAAGGGCTCCGCTTACCCGCACATGTCCTTCGGAATCAGAACCTGGTTTAAAAGGAAAAGCAAATGGAATTTGCCCTACCGATTT includes these proteins:
- the nifJ gene encoding pyruvate:ferredoxin (flavodoxin) oxidoreductase gives rise to the protein MTKQKKFITCDGNQAAAHVSYMFSEVAAIYPITPSSTMAEYVDEWAAAGRKNIFGETVLVQEMQSEGGAAGAVHGSLQAGALTTTYTASQGLLLMIPNMYKISGELLPCVFHVSARALATQALSIFGDHQDVMAARQTGFAMLAEGSVQEVMDLAGVAHLATIKSRVPFMNFFDGFRTSHEIQKIEMLENDDLAHLIDQEALAEFRNRALNPSTPVARGMAENPDVYFQHREAANPFYEDVPAIVEDYMNEISKITGRKYNLFDYYGADDAERVIIAMGSVTEAAREAIDYLASQGEKVGLVAVHLYRPFSAKHFLAAVPKTAKRIAVLDRTKEPGANGEPLYLDVKDCFYGTENAPFIVGGRYGLSSKDTTPAQILSVFENLGLALPKNHFTIGIVDDVTFTSLPVKEEIALGGAGMYEAKFYGLGADGTVGANKNSVKIIGDNTDKHCQAYFSYDSKKSGGFTCSHLRFGNTPIRSTYLVNTPNFVACHVQAYLRMYDVTRGLQKNGTFLLNTIWNDEELAKNLPNKVKRNFAKNNITVYYINATQIAQEIGLGNRTNTILQSAFFRIANVIPVDLAIEQMKKFIVKSYGKKGEDVINKNYAAVDRGGEYKQCTIDPAWANLPDEDATTNNDPAFINEVVRPVNAQDGDLLPVSAFKGIEDGTWQQGTAKYEKRGVAAFVPEWEPENCIQCNKCAYVCPHASIRPFVLDTEEQKAAKFPSLKAVGKQFADMTFRIQVDVLDCLGCGNCVDVCPGNPKKGGKALSMKHLESQLSEAPNWEYCAEDVKSKQHLVDIKANVKNSQFATPLFEFSGACSGCGETPYVKLITQLFGDREMVANATGCSSIYSGSVPATPYTTNEDGQGPAWANSLFEDFCEFGMGMELANEKMRARLVRLMTEAQASDCCSDELKALFNDWVENMLDAEKTKELANKITPLVEACDCKHCKEIASLKHYLVKRSQWIIGGDGASYDIGYGGLDHVIASGKDVNILVLDTEVYSNTGGQSSKSTPVGAIAKFAAAGKRIRKKDLGLMATTYGYVYVAQIAMGADQAQTLKAIREAEAYPGPSLIIAYSPCISHGLKAGMGKAQAEQEEAVKCGYWHLWRYNPALEAEGKNPFTLDSKEPNWAEFSNFLKGEVRYTSVMKQYPSEAAELFKAAEENAKWRYRSYQRLASQSWGTEIQ
- a CDS encoding AAA family ATPase, with the protein product MEAFYRTHAYLVEHTNAPVRRDLMDEIDWNDRLIGIKGTRGVGKTTFLLQYAKEKFGTNRSCLFINMNNFYFSGHTIVDFAGEFHRSGGKVLLIDQVFKYDGWSRELRICYDRFPNLKIVFTGSSVMRLKEENLELGDIVKSYNLRGFSFREFLNLHTGMKFRAYTLEEILNNHEQIAKGVLSKVKPLDYFQDYLHHGFYPFFLEKRNFSENLLKTMNMMVEVDILLIKQIELKYLPKIKKLLYLLAVEGPKAPNVSQLASDIQTSRATVMNYIKYLADARMINMIYPKGQAFPKKPAKIMMHNTNLMYTIYPLNVEEQDVLDTFFLNTMYKDHKLHKGDKGSSFLVDETTPFKICCEGYKVKNSPNVTHVMHNLEIGHGKQIPIWIFGFLY